A region of Haliotis asinina isolate JCU_RB_2024 chromosome 9, JCU_Hal_asi_v2, whole genome shotgun sequence DNA encodes the following proteins:
- the LOC137296614 gene encoding inhibitor of nuclear factor kappa-B kinase subunit epsilon-like, producing the protein MLRVTEGTFGQTTRHIFFTKNKIGTGASSDVFIGVEKATGDTHALKIFKDAQWSNSQENIREVEALTKMSHRNIVGYFRREEEYGTGKSVLVMEYCSGGSLHSFLQQPEYMNGLDDKQFFIFLSDTCQGWKYLRQRGFVHRDIKPGNILRDQKPDSSVVYKLADFGASKRVDQDNGEFMSLAGTEEYLHPAMYEKAFMGTGANTVFDESADLWSLGVTIYHACTGDIPFKPYGGVRKNRSVMFMMITCKPSGTISGEQRSPSEDIRWKKTLPVTCNLSPTIRDRTASIIAGLLEADRCRQWTFQTLEDSVQRLVSLKKFTVISAEDAALHNIYTSQSPSMSELQEAIAMATEVPAPHQMLFHRDQRLWEVVSASYLLTSVNSDEEEPIILVNKYESEEEGRSSGTLDQPPTFGSRPSVDCDTKTASNICVFVFRLLLQVVASARVEKGQNRAELSLWSYIKYLLQTVEKKFRVLSETCQEKKSRFELMRSYESTRKEISREYDTTLSQSTNTAKQLICTIHRKLCLLKKEVCTFRTKLNEHFESPAVNSESFYQSESTSMLKSVFEETKTILRRIRSRKTLLPLPECEELMHKKDRRDLEQLCQQSISYWRTHQMRHKHPSHLKFKEFKRLYLEYQERLLYFHKTLEDLEVESAVLTEQLNEFWKSSDIAWKHIASSIATLFECDPAPLPQHSVRQLTEECESNKKRFRDLMDHLPELEVLNIDV; encoded by the exons ATGCTGCGAGTCACAGAGGGCACTTTTGGTCAAACCACAAGGCATATCTTCTTCACTAAAAATAAAATTGGCACGGGAGCCTCGAGCGACGTTTTCATCGGCGTTGAAAAA GCGACGGGCGACACTCATGCACTGAAAATCTTCAAGGATGCCCAGTGGAGCAACTCGCAAGAAAACATTCGTGAAGTTGAAGCTTTGACGAAAATGTCCCATCGAAACATTGTGGGATATTTTAGACGAGAAGAGGAG TATGGTACAGGTAAAAGTGTTCTGGTGATGGAGTATTGCTCGGGAGGAAGTCTGCACTCCTTTCTCCAGCAGCCAGAGTATATGAATGGCCTTGATGACAAACAGTTCTTCATCTTTCTAAGCGACACGT GTCAAGGATGGAAGTATCTCCGACAGCGTGGCTTTGTCCACCGCGACATCAAGCCAGGAAACATACTGAGGGACCAGAAGCCAGATTCTAG TGTGGTCTACAAGTTGGCTGACTTCGGGGCCAGCAAGAGAGTTGACCAGGACAATGGCGAGTTTATGTCCCTCGCTGGCACCGAGGAGTATCTC CATCCAGCGATGTATGAAAAGGCCTTTATGGGTACAGGTGCCAATACGGTGTTCGACGAGTCTGCAGATCTGTGGAGCCTCGGCGTCACCATCTACCACGCCTGCACCGGCGACATCCCCTTCAAACCTTACGGCGGTGTCCGCAAGAATCGGAGTGTTAT GTTCATGATGATCACATGTAAACCATCAGGGACGATATCAGGAGAACAACGCTCGCCCTCTGAAGATATAAGGTGGAAAAAGACCCTCCCAGTCACGTGTAATCTGTCACC aacTATCCGAGACAGGACAGCGTCCATTATTGCTGGTCTGTTAGAAGCAGATCGGTGTCGACAGTGGACGTTCCAGACTCTAGAGGACAGTGTGCAGCGGCTGGTCAGTCTGAAGAAGTTCACAGTAATCAGCGCGGAAGATGCGGCACTTCACAACATCTATACCTCACAATCGCCAAG CATGTCCGAGCTTCAAGAAGCCATTGCCATGGCAACGGAGGTTCCAGCTCCACACCAAATGCTCTTCCATCGTGATCAGCGCCTGTGGGAAGTGGTCAGTGCTAGTTATCTGTTAACGTCAGTCAACTCAGATGAAGAAGAACCAATCATCTTAGTCAACAAATACGAATCCGAGGAGGAGGGTCGCTCCAGCGGAACTCTAG ACCAACCACCAACGTTTGGATCCCGTCCTTCTGTGGATTGTGACACGAAGACAGCGTCTAatatctgtgtgtttgtatttcgTCTCCTCCTGCAAGTGGTCGCCTCAGCCAGAGTTGAGAAGGGTCAGAACCGAGCTGAGCTGTCACTCTG gtcctacataaaatatttgcTGCAAACGGTTGAAAAGAAGTTCCGTGTTTTGTCAGAAACGTGCCAGGAGAAGAAGTCCCGCTTTGAACTGATGAGATCTTACGAATCGACAAGGAAGGAAATCAGCCGTGAATATGACACTACACTATCACAGAGCACAAACACAGCGAAACAGTTGATATGTACA ATCCATAGGAAACTTTGTCTGTTGAAGAAAGAAGTGTGTACATTTAGAACAAAGCTGAACGAACATTTCGAATCACCGGCCGTGAACTCGGAGAGTTTCTATCAGTCTGAAAG TACCAGTATGCTGAAAAGTGTGTTTGAAGAAACCAAAACCATTTTACGAAGAATCCGAAGCAGGAAAACTTTACTTCCGCTTCCGGAGTGTGAGGAACTTATGCACAAGAAGGACAG GAGAGACTTAGAACAGCTGTGCCAACAAAGCATATCTTACTGGCGAACCCACCAGATGCGTCACAAACACCCGTCACATCTCAAGTTCAAGGAATTCAAGAG GTTGTACTTGGAGTATCAAGAAAGGTTGCTGTATTTCCACAAGACGCTCGAGGATCTAGAGGTGGAGAGTGCAGTTTTAACTGAACAACTTAATGAG tTTTGGAAATCGTCAGACATTGCTTGGAAACATATTGCTTCAAGTATTGCCACGTTGTTTGA ATGTGATCCAGCCCCGCTACCACAGCACAGTGTCAGGCAGCTGACAGAAGAATGCGAAAGCAATAAAAAACg GTTTAGGGACCTCATGGATCATCTGCCGGAACTGGAGGTGCTCAACATTGATGTCTAA